In Micromonospora cremea, the genomic window TGCTGATTTGCGCGGCCTTCGGCTCGGCCGGCACCGGAGTGGGGGTGAACCAGGACATGACGACGGGGATGATCGCCCGCCTCCGCTCGCTGCCGGTCCTCGGGTCGGCGGTGCTGGTCGGGCACATCGTGGCCAGCGTGGCGCGCAACCTGCTCTCGACGACCATCGTCGTCGCGGTGGCGGTGCTGCTCGGCTTTCGGCCGACGGCCTCGGTGCTCGACTGGGTGGCGCTGCTCGGGCTGCTGGTGCTGTTCATGTCCGGGATCTCGGCGCTGTCGGCCGCCTTCGGTCTGCTGGTGTCGAACGCCGAGGCGGCCGGTGCATTCTCCTTCGTGGTGCTGTTCCTGCCGTATGTGAGCAGCGCGTTCGTGCCGCCGGAGACGATGCCGGCCTTTCTCCAGGGGTTCGCCCGCAACCAGCCCATGACCCCGCTGGTCGAGACGGCCCGCGGGCTGCTGGTGGGCGGTCCGGTCGCCGAGTCGGCCCCGACCGCACTCG contains:
- a CDS encoding ABC transporter permease, yielding MTAPELTRVPGVIVDVSALVGRGLRRSIRSVDALITAIVLPVLILLSFVYVFGGAIETGTRYLTYVVPGIVLICAAFGSAGTGVGVNQDMTTGMIARLRSLPVLGSAVLVGHIVASVARNLLSTTIVVAVAVLLGFRPTASVLDWVALLGLLVLFMSGISALSAAFGLLVSNAEAAGAFSFVVLFLPYVSSAFVPPETMPAFLQGFARNQPMTPLVETARGLLVGGPVAESAPTALAWAVGFLVVGVAASGVLFRRRASH